A window of Apium graveolens cultivar Ventura chromosome 8, ASM990537v1, whole genome shotgun sequence contains these coding sequences:
- the LOC141681017 gene encoding defensin-like protein 2, producing MGLSLRLFSTLFMVVMLLMANGMGIAEGRTCESQSHKFKGTCVSRSNCANVCKNEGFPGGHCRGFRRRCFCIKHC from the exons ATGGGACTTTCCCTGCGTCTATTCTCTACTCTTTTCATGGTGGTGATGCTTCTCATGGCCAATG GAATGGGGATAGCAGAGGGCAGGACATGTGAGTCACAGAGCCATAAGTTCAAGGGAACATGCGTGAGCAGGAGCAACTGTGCTAATGTTTGCAAGAATGAGGGGTTCCCAGGCGGCCACTGCAGGGGCTTTCGCCGTCGTTGCTTCTGCATCAAACATTGTTAA